The following are encoded in a window of Flavobacterium psychrotrophum genomic DNA:
- a CDS encoding phage holin family protein, whose translation MKIINYLLNAFGYYSLRDFSTTVFKLFYLNKLKFTIPIIITAGTVSDLLQQYVGLNTVCVVALVMLCIAEFQTGLRAAIVVKGERIKSRKIGRMILKLGVYIQILFILNSFASSVKGEIAGFEINPFGWLYYVVLAWIVCQMLISYFENLSILGYSEAAGIKGVILRKFNKWFEFDGTKDADNFNTNNQ comes from the coding sequence ATGAAAATTATCAATTACCTCCTGAATGCCTTTGGCTACTACAGCCTTCGCGATTTCAGCACTACGGTTTTCAAGCTATTTTACCTAAATAAGCTCAAGTTTACAATTCCTATAATTATTACGGCCGGCACAGTTTCAGATCTACTACAGCAATACGTCGGCCTTAATACTGTTTGTGTCGTCGCTCTGGTTATGCTGTGCATTGCGGAGTTCCAGACGGGCCTGCGCGCTGCGATCGTTGTTAAAGGCGAACGCATCAAGAGCCGCAAGATCGGGCGAATGATATTAAAACTAGGAGTTTACATTCAAATCCTTTTTATCCTCAACTCCTTTGCATCCTCAGTTAAAGGAGAAATTGCGGGCTTCGAAATCAATCCGTTTGGCTGGCTGTACTATGTAGTTTTAGCCTGGATAGTCTGCCAAATGCTGATTAGCTATTTCGAGAATCTTTCCATCCTAGGCTATTCCGAAGCCGCCGGCATTAAAGGGGTTATCCTACGCAAATTCAACAAGTGGTTTGAATTTGACGGCACTAAAGACGCAGATAATTTTAATACTAATAATCAATGA
- a CDS encoding YcbK family protein: MKITKHFTLQEFACHDANRTEPAGSALENVKELAKNLEVLREHTGKAIIINSGYRTIAYNEKQKGHSKVSQHLYGKAADIVIPGMTPEEVAVTIEKLIAAGEMKKGGVGRYNNFTHYDIRGTQARWNYRT, from the coding sequence ATGAAAATCACAAAACATTTTACACTGCAGGAATTTGCCTGCCACGACGCTAACCGCACGGAGCCTGCAGGCTCTGCTCTGGAAAACGTTAAGGAATTAGCGAAAAATCTTGAAGTGCTGCGAGAGCATACAGGGAAGGCGATAATTATTAACTCTGGGTACCGCACTATAGCGTACAACGAAAAACAGAAAGGGCACAGCAAAGTAAGTCAGCATCTTTATGGTAAAGCTGCTGATATTGTTATTCCAGGCATGACTCCGGAAGAAGTAGCTGTTACCATAGAAAAGCTTATTGCAGCCGGTGAGATGAAAAAAGGTGGCGTGGGCAGGTACAACAACTTCACGCATTACGATATCCGTGGAACTCAGGCACGCTGGAACTACAGGACATAA